Below is a genomic region from Paludicola sp. MB14-C6.
AATTGCATTTGCATAATCTTTTTTATTACGGTAGTTTGTGCGGCTTAAAACTGCTTCATCACAAGCGGTTTCAATATCGGCGTTAAACTTGTTTGCCATAATATAAACAAGCGGATTATACCAATGAAAAGCAGTAACCAAAACCATAAGTAATTTGCACCAAATATCTTTTTTCTTATAGTGTAATAGTTCATGCTTTAAAATAAGTGGTAATTGAGACGGCGAAATTTCCGTATTTGGGATATAAACTGTCACTTTAAATAAGCCGATTAGTACAGGGCTTGAAATATAGTTAGATTGCTTTAATCCGATTTTTTTACGAATTTTTAAATCCTGTTTGATTTCTTCAAAGCAATTGAGAGTATCTTTGTCGGTTACATAGATGCTCCAACGGTTCATTCTTCTGAATGTCATATTATAGTTAACAACATAGAAACCAATGAATAAAACAAAGCCAATACACCAAATGATGAACAAAATCGTTCCAAGGGAAACGGTTTGTTTCAGTTGAGTAATTTGCGTAATAGAGCCTTGAACACTTGGCTGTTGAGCAGTTGATGATTTAATTTTATATATTGGTTGGATGAAAGGAATACCAATAGGAAGTAGAAAACGAATTGCAATTATTGTCCACAATAGCTTTGTTGTTTTCGCATAATATCTGTTGGTAATTATATTGCGAAACAGAAGCAAAAGCACAATTAACAAAGAACAGCTAACTGATATTTGAAAGAAAGAAAAAATAAAATTTTCAAGCATCCTACTCTCCTCCTTGTTCAATCATTTTACGAATTTCTTCAATATCTTCTTTAGAAATAGATTTTTCGTTTACTAAAGTAGCAAATAAGCCTTTCGGAGAATTTCCATAAAATCGACCCAACAAAGATTTTGTTTCTTGCTTGCGATAGGCAACTTCGTCAATGATGGGTTTATAGTAATTAAGCTTGCCCATTTTTTTACATTCAATAAATTCTTTTTCACATAATCGGCTCAATAGATTTTGCACAGTTTGTAGTTTTCGTGTATCGTCTTGAGGTAATTGGTTTATGACCTCACCGGTTGATATCGCATCATTTGCTTTCCATATAATTAACATTATTTCCAATTCGGAATCAGGAAGCTTTTTCATTTTCATACTCATATGCACACTCCTTTGGAATAACTAAGTTTAAATATTACCTAATACAGACAAATATCTGTGAATATATTTCCATAATAACAGACAAATCTCTGTTTGTCAATTGTAACTATAAAATAATTAAAAAAATAATATTTTGTATCGTATCTGTATAATCAAATTGATATATGTTGGAAATAAAAATAATATTAAGAATTTAACTTATGTTTTAATAGAACAAAAAATTGCAAAAATGAATGCGAGGTAAAGCGATGTTGAATGCATATTAAAATTAAATTGGAATATATATGTAAGAAAATATAAATATAATAATACTTAAAATCGACATAAATATGTAAATTTTTTATATTTTGATTTCAATTTTAAGTTACATGAGGTATAATGAAAATAATTGTTTGATAATTCATGAAATAAAAATCCTTACTTAAATTGTAAGCGGTATACATAATAAGAAAATGAAGAGTGATAAATGATATGAATTATAAATTAGGAATTGACGTTGGTTCAACAACTTTAAAGCTAGTTTTGCTAGATGAACATAATAACGTGTGTTACAAAAGTTATGAGCGCCATCTCTCAAAAGTTTGGGATTTAACAATCGCAAAACTAAGGGAGCTGGAGCCGTTGTTAGCGGACGAAAAAATTAAAGTCGCTTTTACAGGCTCTGCAGGGCTTGGAATTTCAAGTGTTTTGGATATTGATTTTGTGCAAGAGGTTTTTGCAGCATCTACTTTGATAAAAGGTAGCTATTCCGATGTGGATGTTGCAATTGAATTAGGCGGAGAAGACGCCAAAATTATTTTTTTAGGCGAAACAATAGAAGAACGCATGAACAGTACGTGTGCAGGTGGTACAGGCTCATTTATTGATCAGATGGCAACTTTATTGAATGTAAAAACGCAAGAACTTGACGAGTTAAGCTTACAAGCAGATTCAGTTTATCCCATTGCATCTCGCTGCGGAGTTTTTGCAAAGACAGATATTCAACCGCTTATTAATCAAGGGGCAAGTAAAGCAAATGTTGCTGCAAGTATTTATAAAGCTGTAGTTGACCAAACAATAACAGGGCTTGCACAAGGCAGAGAAATTAAAGGAAAAGTATTATTTTTAGGAGGACCACTTTCTTTTTTAAAAGGCTTACAACATGCATTTATCAAAACTTTGCATCTTTCAGAAGAATGTGCAATTTTTCCTGAGTATGCTGAGTACTTTGTAGCCTATGGAAGTGCAGTATATGCAGGTGGACTGCAAAAAACATATTCTTATCAGGAATTATTACATAAACTGATTGTATCATCCCAAGGGGAATCCAATTATATTGGACTAGCACCATTGTTTCAAACAGCACAAGACTATGAAAGCTTTGTACTTCGTCATAATAAAAAGAGTGTTCACCGTATTAATCCAAAAGCGTATACAGGCAAAGCATATCTTGGTATTGATGCAGGAAGTACAACCACAAAAATGGTTTTGATAGATGAAGAAAACAACTTGTTATATGAATATTATCAACAGAATAAAGGAAACCCACTTGATGTTGCAAAAACGCAGCTAAGCTATATTTACAATGAATATCCGAATATTCAAATTGCGCAAGCGGCCGTTACAGGATATGGCGAAGAGCTTATGAAAAATGCGTTTTCCTTAGATCATGGTATTGTTGAAACGGTAGCTCATTTTATGGCGGCTAAGTATTTCAATCCAAATGTAGATTTTATCATCGATATTGGCGGACAAGATATGAAATGTTTCGGTATTAAAGATGGTATGGTTGATAGCATTATGCTAAATGAAGCTTGTTCATCCGGGTGTGGTTCTTTTATCGAAACATTTGCACATTCCTTGGGCTATGAAATAGAAGATTTTGCTCAATTGGCATTACAATCAAAGAAGCCTGTTGATTTAGGAACTCGTTGTACTGTGTTTATGAATTCATCTGTAAAACAGGCTCAAAAAAATGGAGCATCTGTTGCCGATATCTCTGCCGGGCTTGCAATCAGCGTAGTAAAGAATGCAATTTATAAAGTTTTGCGTGTTTCCGATGCAAAAAGTTTAGGAAGAAATATTGTCGTACAAGGGGGTACCTTCTTAAACAACGGCGTTCTACGTGCATTTGAATCCATTATGGAAACTGAAGTTACAAGACCGGATATAGCTGGATTGATGGGAGCATTTGGTGCGGCACTATATGCAAAACAAAAAGCTGCTGAGAAAAGTACAATATTGTCCAAAGATGATTTATATCATTTTTCTCATACGTCAAGTTTGGTGCGCTGTGGACTATGTCAAAATAAATGTAGCTTAACGATAAATCAATTTTCTAATGGAAGGAAATTGATTTCGGGAAATCGATGTGAACGTCCGTTAAAGCAAACACAATCAGAAAAGCTGCCGAATTTATATGAAATAAAACGAGAATACATAAACCAATTTCAAACAAGTAAAGGAAGTCGAAAGACAATCGGATTGCCAAAGGTATTAAATTTCTATGATACAATGCCGTTTTGGTTTACTTTCTTTCGTGCGCTTGATTTTTCAGTAACTGTATCCGGTAATTCGAGCCGTTCTTTATATCAAAAAGGGCAACATACCATTTCATCTGATACAATTTGTTATGGTGCTAAATTGGTACATGGTCATATTATAAACCTAGTTGAAAAAGGTGTAGATGCTATCTTTTATCCTTGTATGACATTTAATTTCAACGAAGGAATATCCGATAATTGTTTTCATTGCCCCGTTGTAGCGTATTATCCGGAAGTCATTGCAAGCAACATAAAAGTGCTAAATCAAACGAAGTTTATGTATCCGTATTTATCTTTGAATGATATTCCATATTTTGAAAAACAGATTTATAAAGAATTATTAGAATTGGATTCTTCGCTAACGCTAAAAGAAGTTAAAAAAGCATGTAAACAAGCGCTATCAGCACAAAGTGCATATCGTGATACAATATTGCAAGAGGGTAAAAAAGCATTAGCATATGCAGAACAAAACAATAAAAAGGTGATTGTGCTGGCAGGTCGTCCTTATCATATAGATTCTGAAATAAATCATGGTATTGATTCACTGATATCAACATTAGGGTTTGTTGTGCTAAGTGAAGATGCCCTTCCTTTTGATTTGATAAAGCATCCAAGGAGAGTTTTGAATCAATGGACATATCATGCAAGAATGTATCAAGCAGCTGATTATGTTTGCAATCAAAAGAATACCGAGCTTGTTCAATTGGTTTCCTTTGGATGCGGATTAGATGCGGTTACTACTGATGAAGTGAGAGATATACTAAGAAGAAACGGGAAACTATATACTCAATTAAAAATAGATGAAATAAGTAATCTGGGTGCTGTGAAAATAAGAATGCGCAGCTTGTTAGCTGCCATGAACGAAAGAGAGAGTTCGATAAATGCCGGAAAATGATTATTCAATTTTCACAAAAGAAATGAAAAAAACACATACCATTCTTGTACCAATGATGTTGGAGCCTCACTTTTCTATTGTTTGTGATGTTATCAGACAAGAGGGTTATCAAATTGAATTGTTAAAAACAAATCATAGCACAATTGCAGATACTGGATTAAAATATACGCATAACGATATTTGCTATCCGGCTATTTTAGTTATAGGACAGCTTATTGATGCGTTGAAAAGTGGAAAATATGATACTCATAAAACAGCATTACTCATTACCCAAACAGGTGGGGGATGTCGTGCTTCTAACTATATTCATCTATTGCGAAAAGCTTTAGTGCAAAGCGGTTTTGGCTATGTTCCTGTTCTTTCGCTTAACGCACAAAGTTTGGAAAAGAAAAATGGATTTCATCTTTCTTTAAAAACCCTTTTAAAAGCGATGATGGCTTTACTATATGGGGATTTTTTGCTTTGTATTTATAACCAATCACGTACATATGAAATGGTAAAAGGCGAGAGTAAAAAAGCGTTGGATCGCTGTGTGGCTTATATAGAAGAAAGCTTTCTTACAGGTAAATATCTTCAAAGAAAGAAAAACTATCTTTATATGTTATCGGAGTTCAACCAAATCCATCGTTCAAAAGTATCAAAGCCAAGAGTGGGAATTGTGGGCGAAATTTATATGAAATATGCACCGCTTGGAAATAACGGATTAGAAGATTTTCTAATAGAAGAAGGTGCGGAGCCGGTTGTATCCGGAATACTCGATTTTTTACTTTATTGCTTATCAAATGGTGAAACTGATAGAAAACTTTATCATATCAAAAAGATAACAAATTACCCTTCAAAGCTTCTTGTAAAATATTTGATTTATCATCAAAAAACAATGATATCCGTTGTAAAAGAAAATAGCGATTTTATTCCACCCGAAGATTTTTCTGAATTGTTTGAAGCGCCCAATGGTATTATTGGAAAGGGCGTAAAAATGGGCGAAGGCTGGCTATTAACCGCAGAAATGATATCTCATGTTAAAAACGGAGTAACGAACGTTGTATGTACACAACCATTTGGCTGTTTGCCTAATCATATTGTTGCTAAAGGCGTAATGGGAAAGGTACGAGAGCAATACCCTAAGGCTAACATTGTTGCAATCGATTACGATCCGGGTATGTGTCGAGTCAATCAAGAAAATCGTTTGAAGCTCATGCTGATGAATGCTATGCCTAATGAAAAGCAAAAAGGAAATCAAGAGTATAAAACAATCGAAGCTGCAATCGAACAACAGTCACAAAAGGAGACTTACTCATGCAATCGGTGATAGATATCAGTTTATATCTTATTATCTATAGCTTTTTAGGTTGGTGCTGTGAAACAGTTTATTGTTCTTTTGGTACCGGCCATTTTGTCAATCGTGGTTTTTTAAATGGACCATTTTGTCCTGTATATGGATTTGGTGCACTTCTTACTTTGTTTGGGTTGCAATACTTTCGTAATAGCGTAGTCCTTGTTTTTTTAGGTGGAGTATTGTTGACAAGTTGTTTGGAATATGCAACGAGTTTTGCAATGGAAAAACTATTTCATACGAAGTGGTGGGATTATTCCAATAAACGCTTCAATATAAATGGGCGAGTATGCTTATTAAATTCAACTCTATTTGGTATGCTTTGTATTTTTTTAAAGTTTGAATTGCATCCGTTTGTACAAAAAATGGTTCGATCATTTCCTACTGATTTTAAATTAGGGTTTTTAACTGCTTTACTCCTTTACTTTGTTGTTGACTTTACAATCACAATATATAGTGTTTTAGGCTTAAATAAGCGGCTAAAGTCAATATTTGATATCAAGACGGAACTTGTTAAAAAATATGAAGTAATTAACATGAAACTTCAATTAGATCAAATTACTCAGTTGTTAAAGGATAAAAATATTACAGATGACTTAACAATAAAACTTTCTGAAAAGATTAAGTCAAGTAATGTTTGGGAAAGAAGAATTGTAAAAGCATTTCCAAACAGCTCAAATAAAAAGCATAATGATTTAATGACTGAATGGAAAGAGACAATCAAAAGAAGAAAACAGAAATAGGCCATACAAAGAAAAAAGTTTCCCGATATCGGGAAACTTTTTTGTATAAGGATTACATAAATATAATAATTGTTTTTTTCGTGTATTTCATGGTACAATATGAAAAAAAGGAGTTGAGATTATTATGATCGGTATTAATACAATAGTTGA
It encodes:
- a CDS encoding M56 family metallopeptidase, with translation MLENFIFSFFQISVSCSLLIVLLLLFRNIITNRYYAKTTKLLWTIIAIRFLLPIGIPFIQPIYKIKSSTAQQPSVQGSITQITQLKQTVSLGTILFIIWCIGFVLFIGFYVVNYNMTFRRMNRWSIYVTDKDTLNCFEEIKQDLKIRKKIGLKQSNYISSPVLIGLFKVTVYIPNTEISPSQLPLILKHELLHYKKKDIWCKLLMVLVTAFHWYNPLVYIMANKFNADIETACDEAVLSRTNYRNKKDYANAILRTVELNQKQRILLSTHFSENSCTIRKRLDKILVYRKKNKGIILCFIITTLLLSAGSLVGFTPVSAQQQKQDASAIINNINNKQQYFHIQNNPYTTQTQKSDDIVIITYEPVAD
- a CDS encoding BlaI/MecI/CopY family transcriptional regulator, giving the protein MSMKMKKLPDSELEIMLIIWKANDAISTGEVINQLPQDDTRKLQTVQNLLSRLCEKEFIECKKMGKLNYYKPIIDEVAYRKQETKSLLGRFYGNSPKGLFATLVNEKSISKEDIEEIRKMIEQGGE
- a CDS encoding acyl-CoA dehydratase activase-related protein, producing the protein MNYKLGIDVGSTTLKLVLLDEHNNVCYKSYERHLSKVWDLTIAKLRELEPLLADEKIKVAFTGSAGLGISSVLDIDFVQEVFAASTLIKGSYSDVDVAIELGGEDAKIIFLGETIEERMNSTCAGGTGSFIDQMATLLNVKTQELDELSLQADSVYPIASRCGVFAKTDIQPLINQGASKANVAASIYKAVVDQTITGLAQGREIKGKVLFLGGPLSFLKGLQHAFIKTLHLSEECAIFPEYAEYFVAYGSAVYAGGLQKTYSYQELLHKLIVSSQGESNYIGLAPLFQTAQDYESFVLRHNKKSVHRINPKAYTGKAYLGIDAGSTTTKMVLIDEENNLLYEYYQQNKGNPLDVAKTQLSYIYNEYPNIQIAQAAVTGYGEELMKNAFSLDHGIVETVAHFMAAKYFNPNVDFIIDIGGQDMKCFGIKDGMVDSIMLNEACSSGCGSFIETFAHSLGYEIEDFAQLALQSKKPVDLGTRCTVFMNSSVKQAQKNGASVADISAGLAISVVKNAIYKVLRVSDAKSLGRNIVVQGGTFLNNGVLRAFESIMETEVTRPDIAGLMGAFGAALYAKQKAAEKSTILSKDDLYHFSHTSSLVRCGLCQNKCSLTINQFSNGRKLISGNRCERPLKQTQSEKLPNLYEIKREYINQFQTSKGSRKTIGLPKVLNFYDTMPFWFTFFRALDFSVTVSGNSSRSLYQKGQHTISSDTICYGAKLVHGHIINLVEKGVDAIFYPCMTFNFNEGISDNCFHCPVVAYYPEVIASNIKVLNQTKFMYPYLSLNDIPYFEKQIYKELLELDSSLTLKEVKKACKQALSAQSAYRDTILQEGKKALAYAEQNNKKVIVLAGRPYHIDSEINHGIDSLISTLGFVVLSEDALPFDLIKHPRRVLNQWTYHARMYQAADYVCNQKNTELVQLVSFGCGLDAVTTDEVRDILRRNGKLYTQLKIDEISNLGAVKIRMRSLLAAMNERESSINAGK
- a CDS encoding 2-hydroxyacyl-CoA dehydratase; translated protein: MPENDYSIFTKEMKKTHTILVPMMLEPHFSIVCDVIRQEGYQIELLKTNHSTIADTGLKYTHNDICYPAILVIGQLIDALKSGKYDTHKTALLITQTGGGCRASNYIHLLRKALVQSGFGYVPVLSLNAQSLEKKNGFHLSLKTLLKAMMALLYGDFLLCIYNQSRTYEMVKGESKKALDRCVAYIEESFLTGKYLQRKKNYLYMLSEFNQIHRSKVSKPRVGIVGEIYMKYAPLGNNGLEDFLIEEGAEPVVSGILDFLLYCLSNGETDRKLYHIKKITNYPSKLLVKYLIYHQKTMISVVKENSDFIPPEDFSELFEAPNGIIGKGVKMGEGWLLTAEMISHVKNGVTNVVCTQPFGCLPNHIVAKGVMGKVREQYPKANIVAIDYDPGMCRVNQENRLKLMLMNAMPNEKQKGNQEYKTIEAAIEQQSQKETYSCNR
- a CDS encoding putative ABC transporter permease, translated to MQSVIDISLYLIIYSFLGWCCETVYCSFGTGHFVNRGFLNGPFCPVYGFGALLTLFGLQYFRNSVVLVFLGGVLLTSCLEYATSFAMEKLFHTKWWDYSNKRFNINGRVCLLNSTLFGMLCIFLKFELHPFVQKMVRSFPTDFKLGFLTALLLYFVVDFTITIYSVLGLNKRLKSIFDIKTELVKKYEVINMKLQLDQITQLLKDKNITDDLTIKLSEKIKSSNVWERRIVKAFPNSSNKKHNDLMTEWKETIKRRKQK